The Sebastes fasciatus isolate fSebFas1 chromosome 22, fSebFas1.pri, whole genome shotgun sequence genome includes the window TTTGCGTCTATTCATgcccactcactcactcaagCCTCTCCATTGAGTTTGTCGCCAGTCGCTCTGAAATTCACCTCACTGttctgtctgaacacacctTTAAAGTACTGTATACGGATGACGGAAGTAGTTGCGTGAAGTGAGCATGATTGTCGGATTAAAGTTCCAAAAATCGTCAGATGCACTCCCCCAGTTGCACCATGGGAAAAGGAGGGTTTTAGATGCCGTTAGAAAATTCgacaagtatttaatttgaAGCACACTGAACTTATTTTGCATTCTGGCGAAACAGACTAGGTAGCATCCTTGACTAGGTGTGGGGCTAGTTGGCAAGCTGCTGTGGCTGGTGAGCTCATTTCTAACCAGTTAGAAAGCCGGTTAGCTCAGTCACTAACTGTAAGTTACTGCAGTTTACTCGAGAGACAAATTTGTACTATCGACTCATGTCTGCAAACCGTGTCTCTTTGTGGGGAATGTTTATGTGAAACACAGCTAATAGCCTGCTCCATTTTGGACTCTTCGGCTTTCTGCTCCGACAAAAGTCAGAACTGCCAAGACGGTTTGTGATTGGTCGATGGCACAAATTCACCAAAGTTAAACTACGTAAAATAAATTAGTTTGGGCGGAAAACGTTGCCGTTCCGAGGCCCCTCGTCTGAGCCTATAATGAGATCACATTCAGGAGAAAGATCAACACGCGAAGACAGATTGTAGTTAGTTTTGACGGAAGCATTAACCAAGGGATTCATTAACCAAACTCCCTGCTCAACACTTGAGGTAGAAGAGGACCCTGGCAGGTCACTTAGTTCCACATACAGACGTCAGAGCTGAGATGGAAGCAGCAATATATGGCGttagtttttctgttttagtcttcagtcttcatttcatatataaaaaaaagaaagcaatgtGACAAAAAGCTGTAACATTTAGCTCGGTGACTTCCTGGAATGACACTAAATATTACAGTCCGAGGGCAGATAACACTGCATACAGATGAGTTCGACTTAAACAGGAGTGATTGGCAATATTCTGCATTGATCTTACAATGACCGTTTTATTATTGTCgtggttttattgtttttttattttctcattgATACTCCTGGTAGAGATAACTTGTACAATTAGCTTCAGCTCTCATGTTGAGTACGTGACGGACATCATGTCATTGTTGCTTGTTTGCAGATGAAGCTGAGGTGGAGATGTGGTGTGGGTGTGTCTGTTGGCTGAGGGATGGGGTGGGCTTTTACTAAAGCTGCTGTTCCTTCCCAGAGATCCTCCTGTTTGTCAACATAATgtcccagacacaccaagctgacatcaaagaacgAGCAGCGACAAAGGCCACcggttgcgtcgcctcacgtcgcctttgtcttggccgacaagttgcgtttgaacacaccgcaaaaactacagccgacggccaactaccacgtacgttctgcgtcTGTGTGAGAGGAAATTACTCTCTACACCAGCAGGCGGCCGTAGTCTGTATttatcattcaaaaagggaaacaaaaaGACAGGACAGCGGATATACGAGCTGTTGTCATGAttcgtacatgaaataaagcggcgaccattttcacaccactcactcaccacttagcttcattccagatggccatgtcgctgtgaaaatacccgtgtgttggaatgatcagatgagatgaagacgaaaaatgagaagagccttctgtgcgcggcctcttgactttactcgtttgccTTCCtcccgtttctcttctcgtgcactgattcgcttaatctgaacagccaatcagaatgatttctctcaccgacgagctccgccggcgattcaacatgctgaatcgtccGAAAAGCCTCCGATGTGGGCAGACTAGAGCTAaaggtgcgggacacaccgaaaaaagtAGACTGACAGATACTCACCGTCAGCCCCAAACTGGCTATACGGCCgaccgttggcttggtgtgtcggggcctttaCATTCAACACGGCAAGTCGTTTAACACGCCTTTCTGCATTATTAAAGACATGTCCATAATCATGTGGACATGGACGCTGGAAGACTTCCCCTATCTTTTGAAAGGGTTCATTGTTCTTAAGAttctttgttttagttttttttgcctttattggacagtcagacagattgacagagagaggggacgaCATGCAGCAAATGGGCCGCTGCCGTACGGACtctgctctaccaggtgagctccAGGGCACCTTGAGCGTGAAGCTTCAAAataatcttaactcaaggtccatttactgtctttttctggagctttcaccGTCCTTATCATGTTATAAGTACTTGAGAGGAACAAACTGGAGCTATAGCAGACATGTATGTGAACAGATTTGTTGTGTTTGGATCAGACAGGCCGCTCGCCGTTGGCGTAGTAACGGTGAAACAAGCGACAGGTCCGAGGCTGTTTACATGCCTGGAGCTCTGGTCTCAGCCGTATTTCCAGGGAGACTGGAAGGAATGTGAAGAGAAGAGCATCCCCCCCGCCCGCCGCCCTCATAGAGGGGCCTCCACACTGGAGACCTCATCAATCTGAGCCGCTACTTTTTACCCCGTTTTACAAAGAACTGGAAAATCTGGTTAAAGGATGAACATACTGTGTTACAGTAGCATCAGGGCCTTCTGAGGACTGTCTGGGTTATGTGTATGTACACACCATGCTCCACCACAGTCAGTCTCATCACTCGTGTTGTGTTTGGGGGGCGTCTGGAGGTTTCTGGGACTGACTGGTCTCCGTTTGCTGACCGGATATGAACTCCcacctctctccccctccagcTAATCACGTCACTGCAACTCAAGATCCTTCCCGACTGTCATGCCCAGGCTTTGGTTTTCTCTCTGCAAGAAAAACTCGTCTTCAGCGTTTCAGGGTCCAACGCCAACACACCTGAAACCTGAATCTAGATGAGTCCACGTTAATGTTTGAGAACAGCAGCCTCCCTGTATGTGAAGCCTCTTCACTGATTGATGCTCAGTCAGAAAGTGGCAGCTCTGTAGTGATCAGAGTGAAGCACCGATGTGACGTTGGCATCACTTGGAAGATGAGTCGTGCGTGTGTGAGAGATGTATTTTTAGCCTTGTGTGTTTTCAGCCCTGTTAAAGCTAAACTAGGAATGCTGTAGTTTGCTGTGCAGGTCTGGAAtctgacacggaggagggaagGAACCAGCagtaatagtgtgtgtgtgtgtgtgtgtgtgtgtgtgtgtgtgtgtgtgtgtgtgtgtgtggggcagGGTCGTATGTAACATTCCTGAGCTTTTTTGGACACATGTTGGCATCCTGGCATCACACCGCTCTCACTTGAGTAGATGCAGAACAAGCAAAACATttgaaacttaacacacacacacacacacacacacacacacacacacacacacacacacacatatactggaTGATGactgatttccttttttttttttttttaaatctttcaaCAAGTCTTGATATTCTACTgattttaatgtattcattgaATACACTATAGTGTGATGTCTAGTCCATGGAAGTATGAGGGGACGCTGGGTGGGATtggtgggtgggggggtttTGCTTATGAATGTGATTCTGATGAAACAACACTTGACTTCTCTTAAGTTCACTTTTTGTATTGGTTTGGGTTAACAGGGCGGGGGGGATGTTTTCCATGTCATTTGCACACTCTGTCCATCCATCGCTGTTCAATGGCTTACTAAAGGCACTCACTAGGTGTTGTTTGTTAATAAAGAGCACCGGGCAGGAGCTCGCCTGTCAGtcaccttctgtctgtctttctgtttggCTTGTTCACTTTGGTGCTGTCTCCCTGCTGAGTTTGATcatgttcttttgttttttttctgtacatattataaatatatatataataaaatgatgaaaaagaTCAACGTCAACATGAGAGCTGGTCTGGTATTGTTACTCAACAGTATCCGTAGAACGGGCTCCTGAAACACTGAGGGGAAGGAGAGGGGGCTGAATGTTTCAACAATGTGTTTCATCATTGATAACTAGAAGTGTGCAAAGAATTTACAGTAAGATGATGTAACCCAATGTAAACCATAATATGTTTATGCAGCGATACTCAACTTGCTTTGCCCCGGGGGGGCCacttaataaacaaacataatgatATTTATCAGATAAAACATTAAAGGCTTTCTTTggatttctttattttcaaattaactCTTAACTAAATTAAGTTGGCACAAGGATCGACACCGGGCCTATATGACAGATCTACCTATCAAATATGTTACTGCATTTAAAGGGTAACATCAGTATTTTTCAAAAGGCAGAGGAGGGTCAACCAGCTGCTACAAGCTCGGGAGACTGGTGGTGTTCCTGTGGGTGTGTGACCCTTTgacctcagaggatgaatgctGCAAAGAGTGGGACCTGTTGCTGTCCGATATTcggatttcacaacgagacttctccttgagcgggactttgacacaataacaaacagaccggatcaagaaaAGGTAAGAATAAGGTtctatttctctgtagggtcctttccataatgtagtcagacacttataatatcaatctgagcctgtcggtggcaaaaacaaacacttttagtggacgtaacgttacattgacgctgctcccTTTTTGTTcagttacagcgttctccctcaatactaaTACTAAATGGTAGTAAGGGAACCCACAGAAGACATACAACTGTTTCACAGGCCGAGTAGTGTTGCCAATGTTAATGTTAAACCTCTCTGTGTAAAACCAGCCTCTTATTAATAGGTAAGAGAATAAAACTTAAAacagtaaaatgaaaataataaaaaaaaattaattcttTAGTTGCAAATAGTTTACAAATAAAGTAAAGGTGTTGTAGGCGACTCCTAGTGGTAGCATGAAAAAAGACACGATGGCAGACAGCAGGGGATGCTGCTACCTTGCATGAAATGTGCCGAGCAACTTTCATATCATGTCCCATGATAAATTTCCGTATTGTTTTGTGAGTGAGGGATATTTTTGTCCAGATGGTGGGGCTAGAGGAAAGGCCAGGGGGGGTCACCAAAACATTTAGGATCAATCTTCAAGGGACTATAAGCATGCGTTCCAGATGTCAATCTGTCCAGTACTTGTTGAGATATCTTGCTCTCCGGGCCAAAGTGCTGAATACACAATCATTTTCTTCATAGTCACAAGGGGATgttttacacacacagtacatgcTCTCCACAGGAGTGCACTGTTGCTGTCTACCCGAGCCACCACAGGAACCAGGACTTACATCCATTACTCCGGCCACCATACTGTAGATCTGCTGTCATCCACGTGGCGGCCGTCCTTGATTTGTACCCCGACCTCTCCCCGTGGGCCTTTAAATAACCACACACGCCACGCAGATCATCTGTAGGTGCGGCCAGCTCTGCCGTAGTGCATCACTGTGTCAAACGGAAATGTTGGAAGGGTGAACGGAAGACATACTTGACATTGAATATTGCCAGTTGTTGTTCAGGGTCTGGCTCTGATATAAAAAACAACCTTGCGGCAGCTCTGGGTGGGATTGCAGCTGCCCTCTGCATCCACTCTGCAGTTTTCAGCAGATATATTACATGATAGGCAACACTAAGCAGCTCACATCTGATCCACAATACCACGTTTACCTGTACCTGCATTGAAGATGTGTGTAAGGTGCAGCTTAGTGGAACTGTTCTTGAATCTGGACAAATTGAAGGCTTTGTCAGTGTTTGTTCAACATTTCCTTAGGTGTTGTAAaggtgcatctctctctctctgtctctctctctctctctctctctctctctctctctctctccctccctctctcccctggTGGGGAGGCATTGGGTGCTTGGTGACCTTGAGTTATTTTTAGCACAATGGGGGCGCTGCACTGGGAGCAAGGCTTAGAGACACTCGGTGGAGTCTGCAGCGTACTACGGTTTAGACGGCGTGCTGGCTGCTACTACGGCGTGAGGGCTTCTCACGGGGGAGAGGCGTTAGTATTTGTCCAGCAACATGCAAACCTGCAGCTGATGGAAATATGTAGAGCAGCTTTACTACTAGAATAACTACTGTGGCTATGCACGTACTCTacttttatgatataaaagacatcaattaatatcccactcatgaattttgaagcttttatgtgtcttaaaaaaggagTGGAAGTGGCTAAATgtgacgtcatcacgccgactcgtccgccttcacATCCTCGTTGTGTATATTTgcactcatgcgaccgtggtgtagttcgttaatagcctaacgttagcgttttacttctggtgattgtaTTTACGCTCCAGGATTCATAGTactggtgttcatttgtggagtttttttatgcaacaaaacgtgtaagtatcataaatgtttgtttgccacagagtttattatctgcaataatccaaaacccaatggtataatcccattggcttgttgttgagggaacccagggcggtGCTAACTTCCTGATTCACCtataaaaatacgtcatccctgcagctctctatgTGATTCGGTGAGTAACACTGAACgtaaacataacttttgtttGCTTActagaaaactccacagggcacctttaaacTGTGATAAATCTGTACATCGGACAGTTTCGGTAATCGTTTTACCATTCACCTTTATTTTCACCTTTGTTTAAGCTTGACTAACCTCGAAAAATGACTGATCATCTTGTTTCTAGGCTTTTCTTTTTAGTGTCCCAGTTGCACAATGTAATGAGACTAAGTAGGCACAAAAGATCACTAATGCATCCTCATTTCAACACAATTTATTTACATGTTCTCCATACACCTCATATTCCATTTGAAGCCACGGCAATCTACTATTGCGTGGCACTTTCAGTTCATCATGTCAACAGTCCTTCCTGGACTTGTCATCAGTGCTTTTCTCTGTCATCCCACACTTCAGTGTTCAGATTTTTGGTCCAGCACACAGTCTTCACTCAGCACGTCCACCTCTGCCCGATCCACCATCCCTTGTGGCTCCCGGGTCTGGGCTTCAGTCGACGGGGCCTTGGAAGATGAGTTTGATGTGGCCCTGCTCCCCCGTTAACCAGGTACCACAGAAGGGGCAGGCAGCATGGAAGGCGTGGGTGCCGTGGGGCAACGGGATCTGGCTCCACCCCACCACTGTCTTTTCTGAGCATACGTGGCCGCAGGGGCAGAAAGCGTGTGTGGGTGGCCCGGCGTCCAGGTACAATCCTCCCTCACAGCCCAGCCACAGCGGCACGTAGGGGCCCACCCGCCGGCACATGGGGCACTCCCTCTCCCCGGTGCTGGCGGGCGCCGTGCCACCGGGGCCCGCGGGACTCTTCTCCTTACGGTAGCCCCAGTTGTGGTAGCCGTGTACGTGGCCGCAGTTGACGTAGACCCAGGGCTGCTTCTTGTCGACGATCTCCCGCTGGGCCAGACTAGGGAAGGCCAGGGTGTTGAAGCCCACGGGACACTGGGGCCGGGCGGCGTTCAGCTCCTGGCGAAGGGACTCCAGCTGTTTGAGGGTGGGGGTGTGGCGCAGTCCGGCGGGGGTCCTCCACAGCAGGGTAGCCCCGCACAGATCAATCAGAGAGCCGTCCTGGAGGGTGTTGGACTCATTTTCCACCtcaagaggagaagagaagatgaAAATGTagcaggagaaagagaagaagagaggccTCGTCAGGTTTCACCACAGAGAAAAGGGTGATTTATTGTGGGCCATACTGGCTGCACTGAGTTGTACACTCTGTACTATTGTAGCATTCCACTTCTGTACCACCACATGATGGCACTGTGCTCAACTAGTTATGGTTCAGACAGCTGACACCCATCTATTGTAAGAGGCTTCCCTCAAAAtcgtcatcatcaccatcatcatcatcatcatcatcatatacgCATCATATTTACAGATGGAGTCTACAAATCAGTTTAAGTTTGCGGATGACAACgcattagtgtttttttttctaacaatAATAACGGTGGACTGGCGTGgaattaaagctagggttggtaatcttcatcaaaaacatttttttgttatataagTTCAAATTCTTATTACATCCCGACaacaatcaatgaatcaaatcctctgacaaaaaaagagaaaaaaaatctggtatctgtggctgtcgcaggactgtaataaacccgtccaaccATTTCATTCGGCCTGAAGGTAATGATTGGATGgactacctgtctacctgcctgcatGCACTCTGTCCTTCCaccagctgctagcttgacagctgtgagtactaacaatagccttGTTCCCGCCGTTCACATTCATTATGATGTTTAATGTTCACGATGATCATTTTGGGgagagtgtctttggagggaggccggaagggacggactgtcagtgttgatgacttggtgactttctctctagatttagggacttttggagctagtgctgctagctactttaattagaaaagagttgacaacacaaaagtctgtccctgagtgactgactgagtgagtgatgaagttacacgattggtcggccaagTGTTGGGAGTTTTGTCTTTGGCcgcaaaatgaaaaggcggggaacAGTCCGTTATGCAAATAAACCCTTCCAGGCTCACggaacttggaccaagctgtgaaactaggcgatctagttctaaatagatacgagattcagcagtgacatcgcctatttctcacttaaaatgcttccagaagtagattttggtggattgtttagatggAGTACCAGAaggtttacgagcaggccgcaatgttgtttcctgttttgacCGAGTCGTGCTGGTTTCTCAACATAACCAAGCCTAGCTTTAACAACTTGAAGGCGAAAACAAAGGAAGTAGTGGTGGGTCGTATGAGTCACAGTGGCCATTGACCTCTGGTCATAAATGGACAGGATGTTCAACAGATAGTGACCTACAGATTCTTGGGCGTGACTGATGAGGAAAGTGCTGAGGAAAGCTCAACAAAGACTTTTTAAGACGACTAAAACAAGTTTTTTTATGATGCAATTTGATCACGCTGGTATCGAGGGCTTTCATGGTAATTGTGTTGCTGACAACACCTCGGGTCAAGACAGGAAATGCCTGGACAAAGTGGTGCAAATTGATTCAAAAATCACAAGCCAGGAGCTGCTGACTTCTACACCGATAGGGAAAAGGGACAAGATTCTGCAGCATTATGCAGGACTTCATTTGTTCTTTAAaaagactgaaatgtatataGGACATCCAGGTTCTGCAACAGAACCAGGGTGTCCCTTACTTCCTTACATTACATTAATCCCTGCAGATCATGGGTCAAATCAAGGTCAGTGACCATATCGAAGCAGACTCATTTTCCCATCTTCATCTTACCAGTTTTCCCCTCTGCTGGGCCGAGCGAGTCTCCCTCAGGGCGAAGACGTTTCCACAAACTGAGATTTCCCTCCAGACGCCCGGAGCCGGCTCAGACACAAACTCCCCCGCCGGGTGCATCACCAGCACCCCGTTGGTGGTCAGGCCGTCCATCAAGCCGTCCGACGTCCTCCATTTGGCCGCCCGCTCCTGAGGGACACGCACCgacacacacaaagagcagACAGACGCAAAGGTTAGAGGAATATTGGGGATGCACAGAGGGATGATAGTGGAGGTGGGTGTCAGAGGTGGCTGGCTCGAAAAACAGCTAACGTTGCTTTTCTCTGCTGCTATATTTAGCCCCGTACAGAATGACTACTGTACTGACTAATGCACCCACGCTTAAGAATGAACCCATccctgagagaaagaaaggattATTATGAACACAAATTAGCTCTGACGGAATGAAACGGCACATTTTT containing:
- the peli3 gene encoding E3 ubiquitin-protein ligase pellino homolog 1 isoform X2, whose protein sequence is MSEPQLWPVGMVLEGSSEALCPPPSLELRPSCNKSQPSPPLGSSSQPHDGVFPEDKEPVKYGELIVLGHNGSLANGDKGRRRSRLALYKRPKANGVKPDVIHNVSTPLVSKALSNKSQHSISYTLSRSHSVIVEYTHDTNTDMFQIGRSTESMIDFVVTDTAGSSSGQGGGAAGEGGGGGQSAQSTISRYACRIMCERSAPYTARIYAAGFDSSKNIFLGERAAKWRTSDGLMDGLTTNGVLVMHPAGEFVSEPAPGVWREISVCGNVFALRETRSAQQRGKLVENESNTLQDGSLIDLCGATLLWRTPAGLRHTPTLKQLESLRQELNAARPQCPVGFNTLAFPSLAQREIVDKKQPWVYVNCGHVHGYHNWGYRKEKSPAGPGGTAPASTGERECPMCRRVGPYVPLWLGCEGGLYLDAGPPTHAFCPCGHVCSEKTVVGWSQIPLPHGTHAFHAACPFCGTWLTGEQGHIKLIFQGPVD
- the peli3 gene encoding E3 ubiquitin-protein ligase pellino homolog 1 isoform X3, whose product is MVLEGSSEALCPPPSLELRPSCNKSQPSPPLGSSSQPHDGVFPEDKEPVKYGELIVLGHNGSLANGDKGRRRSRLALYKRPKANGVKPDVIHNVSTPLVSKALSNKSQHSISYTLSRSHSVIVEYTHDTNTDMFQIGRSTESMIDFVVTDTAGSSSGQGGGAAGEGGGGGQSAQSTISRYACRIMCERSAPYTARIYAAGFDSSKNIFLGERAAKWRTSDGLMDGLTTNGVLVMHPAGEFVSEPAPGVWREISVCGNVFALRETRSAQQRGKLVENESNTLQDGSLIDLCGATLLWRTPAGLRHTPTLKQLESLRQELNAARPQCPVGFNTLAFPSLAQREIVDKKQPWVYVNCGHVHGYHNWGYRKEKSPAGPGGTAPASTGERECPMCRRVGPYVPLWLGCEGGLYLDAGPPTHAFCPCGHVCSEKTVVGWSQIPLPHGTHAFHAACPFCGTWLTGEQGHIKLIFQGPVD
- the peli3 gene encoding E3 ubiquitin-protein ligase pellino homolog 1 isoform X1, whose amino-acid sequence is MSSEPQLWPVGMVLEGSSEALCPPPSLELRPSCNKSQPSPPLGSSSQPHDGVFPEDKEPVKYGELIVLGHNGSLANGDKGRRRSRLALYKRPKANGVKPDVIHNVSTPLVSKALSNKSQHSISYTLSRSHSVIVEYTHDTNTDMFQIGRSTESMIDFVVTDTAGSSSGQGGGAAGEGGGGGQSAQSTISRYACRIMCERSAPYTARIYAAGFDSSKNIFLGERAAKWRTSDGLMDGLTTNGVLVMHPAGEFVSEPAPGVWREISVCGNVFALRETRSAQQRGKLVENESNTLQDGSLIDLCGATLLWRTPAGLRHTPTLKQLESLRQELNAARPQCPVGFNTLAFPSLAQREIVDKKQPWVYVNCGHVHGYHNWGYRKEKSPAGPGGTAPASTGERECPMCRRVGPYVPLWLGCEGGLYLDAGPPTHAFCPCGHVCSEKTVVGWSQIPLPHGTHAFHAACPFCGTWLTGEQGHIKLIFQGPVD